Genomic segment of Rickettsiella endosymbiont of Xylota segnis:
ATCGAGGTATATTGATGTTGATAGGCTTCAAGGAAATGATTTTCACCTTCATCCCTGCCAATAATGAGCTTAAAATCGGGATTGGGTCGAATGTGCCGACCTACTTTCAGCAAGATGATATCATCAAATTCATAGTCTTTTTTTCCTCGATGCGTCCACAGATCTCTTAGTTTTTTTGTGTAATGACCGTTAGTTAAAAAACAACAGCCTCCAGCAGGCTGTGCATATTCTTGAAAATCAAATTTTCTTGCTAAATCGAATTGAGGGTTACGACTACGACCAGAAAATCCCTGAAGTTTCTCACGATCTACCCACCCCTCACGTTCTACCAAAGTGGGTGCTAATAGTTTGGCACAAAGTGGGCGTAATAGAATGCCGTCTGCTTTAGATTCATGCGCGACTATAGGCATATTTCTTTTAAGTTGCGATTTCGGACGCTGACCAATGACCTCTCCAGTAATAATAAAATCAAAGTGATTTTCCTCCATCCATTGCTTGGCCCTATTCACCATAAAAATTTTACAATCGAGACAAGGATTGAGATGAGCGCCATAGCCATGTTTAGGGTTCAAGACTATCTGTTTATAGTCTTGAATAATATCAATAATATGTAATTTAATTCCTAATTGTTCAGCAGCCCATAACGCGTTGTTGCGTTTAGGTTTGCTAGGTTGTAAATTACGAATAGCTCCTGTATGTCCCTCAATGCAAAATCCAGTATAAAAATTAATACCTTCAACATAAATCCCTTGTTCTTGGATAACACGGACGGCAAGCATAGAATCCAAGCCGCCAGAAATAAGAGCAACTGCTTTTTTCATAATCGAACCATTCAGAAATTAAATACAAAATGTACTTGTTGATTTAGTAAGCTATCACGACATCTGCTCAAATCCTTACTAAAAGAATGTTCTACATTTGATGAGGGTATAGAAGGTCCTCGGATGGGACCGAATCCAGCGGGCATCGTACTGGAAGGGGTCCTGGCTTTCCCAGGAATAATTTTAAAAGTAAATGGTTCTGACGAAATTAACCACCTATCAGAGCTTGGACTTGAATGGCAAGCTAACAAAAATAAAGAAAAAAAAAGTAATAAAAATTTACTTTTATGCATAATAAAAAAATAAATTTTTAGAATGTTAATCCATGTTCAAGATCATCAATAAGGTCTTGGGCAGCTTCTATTCCTACTGATAAGCGCAGTAGACTATCAGTAATGCCAAGACGCTCACGAGTTTCTATAGGTAAAGCAGCATGCGTCATAATGGCAGGATGATCAACAAGACTCTCTACACAACCTAGGCTTTCTGCCAATTTAAATAAACGACAACGTTCAACAAAATGACGTGTTTCTTCTAAATTTCCTTGCAACACAAAGCTTACAATCCCTCCGAAGCGGTTATGCATTTGTTTTTTAGCTAATTCATGTTGAGGATGACTCGCTAAGCCAGGATAAAAAACTTTTTCAACCATATTGTGTTGCTCCAAAAACTGAGCAATTTTTAATGCGTTTTCACAATGTCTTTGCATACGTAACGCTAAAGTGTGCAAGCCTCGCAAGGCAAGGAAACTGTCAAAAGGACCTTGTATGGCCCCCATGGCATTTTGTAAATAAGTTATTTTCTCAATTAATTCAGCATTCTCACCGACGACTACAATACCTCCGACCATATCGGAATGTCCATTCAAATATTTTGTGGCAGAATGGACAACAAGATCACAGCCCAATGTTATGGGTTGCTGGGCCCAAGGAGTTGCAAACGTATTATCAAGTACAGTAATTAATTTATGTTGGCGAGCAATTTTTACTACTTGTTGTATATCAACTAATTTTAATAAAGGATTAGTCGGGGATTCCATCCATAATAATTTAGTTTCAGGTTTTATTTGCTTAATTAAATTATTTAAATCAGTCATGTCCACATATGAAAAATTTAAATCTGATGATCGTTGCTTAATTTGATTAAATAAACGTACGGTGCCACCATATAAGTCATCCATACCTATGATATGATCGCCGGGATTTAATAGCTCAAGTAGCGTATTAATAGCCGCCATTCCAGAAGCAAAAGCAAATCCTGCCTGACCATTTTCTAAATCGGCAATACAACGTTCGTAAGCAAACCGAGTAGGATTGTGAGTTCTGGAATACTCAAAGCCTTGATGTACCCCTGGGCTTTTTTGAACGTAAGTTGATGTTGCATAAATGGGTGTTATTAAAGCACCAGTACTTGGATCAGGTATTTGTCCAGAATGTATGCAGCGAGTGGCAAATTCTAATTTTTTTTCACTATTTTTCATAAAGATGAATTATAAAATTCGGCTATGGTTTTAATTAAACGCAGGCAAATTTCATCCGCTTCAGCTTCTTGTAAAATTAAAGCAGGTAGAAGACGAATCGTATTATTAGAAACGACATTAAAAAGTAAATGATGTTTTAATCCAATTCTAGGGATGTTACGACATTCAACATCAAGCTCAATACCTAGCATAAGCCCTTGTCCTTTTATAGTGACGACATGTGGATGGTTATCAAAACTATTTTGTAATTTTGAAAGCAAATAAGCTCCAATTTTTTTTACATGCGCAGAGAATCTTTCTTTTTCTAAGGTATTTATAACTGTAATTGCAACGGCACAAGCTAATGCGCTACCAGCAAACGTAGAACCATGTTTTCCAATGGGAAAAATATTATTTGCTTTTCCACGAGAACAATAAGCTCCAATAGGAAAGCCATTGCCTAAGGTTTTTGCAATAGTAACTATATCAGGTAAAATATTATAAGTTTGGTAGGCAAACCAAGGCCCGGTACGGCAAAGGCCGGTTTGTATCTCATCGAGTATCATCAACCAATCGTGTTGGTCACAGTAATCTCGAATAGCTTTTAAAAAATTGGACGTGGCTATTTTAATTCCACCATCTCCTTGAATAGGTTCTAACATAATTGCGACTATATTTTTTTTATGTTTTTTTATAGCATTTTCTAATGCAACAACATCATTAAATGGGATATGGATAAAACGTTCTAATAAAGGTTCAAAACCAATTTGTAAACGCTCGCTGCCAGAAAGGCTTAAAGTTGCCATGGTTCTGCCATGAAAAGCATTTTTCATGGCAATAATGATGGGCTGATCGATCCCTTTTTTGCGGGCATAAAGTCGCGTCATTTTGATAGCCGCTTCGTTTGATTCTGCGCCTGAATTAGAAAAAAAAACTTGATCCATTCCAGATAGTCGCGCCAGTTCTGACGCTAATATTTCCTGTTCCGGAATATGATAAGTATTTGATGTGTGAATTAATTTTGCAGCTTGCTTGCAAATTGTCTCAGTGATTGCAGGATGAGCATGTCCTAAACCGCAAACTGCAATACCTGCTAAAGCATCTAAATATTTTTCACCTTGAGTATCTGTCAGCCACACTCCTGAGCCTTTTTCAAAGGCGACAGGAAGTCGATTTGGATAAATAGGCATCAAGGCAGATGTCATAGTTTTTTTCTCAGTTAACTTGTTATTTTTCGAAATTTTCAGCAACAAAACCCCAATTCACTACTTCCCAAAATTTTTCAAGATATTTTGGGCGTGCATTGCGGTAGTCAATATAGTAAGCATGCTCCCAGACATCACAAGTAAAAAGACAAGATTTGCTATCCTGGATAGGAGTTTGTGCATTACTCGTTGTTTTTATCGTCACCCCCTGCGCATCTTTTACCAGCCAAGCCCATCCAGAGCCGAATTGTCCAATGGCGGCCTTAACAAAATTTTCTTTGAATTTATCGACAGAACCAAAGGTTTTATTTATTGCATCTTCTAGAGGCCCTTTCAACTTGTTTTTTGGTGCTTCGGGTGTCATACAATGCCAATAAAAGGTATGATTCCATACTTGAGCAGCGTTATTAAAAATAGGGCCTGGAGGGGCTTTTTTGATAATTTCTTCCAGAGATAAAGTTTCGAACTCTGTACCAGGAATTAATTCATTCAGTTTGTCGACATAAGCTTTATGGTGTTTGCCATAATGATATTCTAAGGTTTCTTTTGAAATAACGGGTTCCAGAGCATCTAAGGCATAGGGTAATGGGGGTAACTCATGTTTCATGGGGGTATCCTATTTTTATCGATTTGCTAAAATTGCTAGTACCAGTTTAAAATCCAGATAATGATAAGGCAAGCATTTAAATATGGCTAATTGTATTTTCGTTAAATAGTTTTACCTAGAAAATCTGAGCGTAGTTTTAGATTAAAATTACCAAAATATATTATAAATGAGGAAAATAAATGTCTATTACTGAAGTGAATACCTTAGAAACAATTAAGCAACAAATTGCGAAATACCCGTTGATTCTCTATATGAAAGGAACTCCCGAAAATCCTTGTTGCGGTTTTTCGGCACGAGTAGTACAAATTCTAAAAATCTGCAGTGTAAAATTTGCACATGTTGATGTACTTGAAAATAGTAATATCCGTCGCGAATTACCACAATATTCTAACTGGCCAACTTTTCCACAGCTTTTTTACCAAGGAGAGTTAATGGGTGGATGCGATATAGTTGAACAGCTTTATAAAACTGGCGACCTACAAAAAAAATTATCAGAAACTTGATTTAAATTGATTTAGCATCTATTTTCCTTTAATTGGTAAGTTTTCTTTATAGTTAAGGTAGTAAGGCGTATTTTATAATGAAACCATTGACATAGGTCATGGTGTTAGGTATAAAATGCAATAGCTATCTGGTCTTTAAGAAAAGCTATTTTCAGCACTAATAACAAAGTCTTGTACCTTCCAAATCGCTGAAAACTTAAAAAAACAAAAAACAAATGTTTGTAAAACGGTTCTGGTAAACCGCTAAGCAAGTCTCCGTTTAGAGTTTGCGAAACTGTAAATTTTAAATTTACAGCGGTGCCAAGACCAGGGTTGTTTAATTTTCGCCGATATCGCTTTTATAAAGCAGGAATGGAAATTAAACAGCCTTGGTAGGAAATAACAAGGGATAAGTATAAATAAATTGTTTTTGAATTATTTTTATGAACGTAGCATATTCCAACTTTTATCGGTGTGTTGCGGGCATGAAATTAAAGAAGTAATAGATTTTTGTAAAACTAATTTTTTGTTTGAATCGACAAACTAGTTTGTCGATAATAGAAAGCAAAAAATTTAGCTTTAAATAAGTCTAATGTTGAGTTAACAACCTATTAAGGAGATGGATGAGTATGAAACTCAAAGCGATTGTTGCTTCACTTGTAACACTTGGGCTTAGCGGTCCTGTATTAGCGATGCAGCCGTATATGATGGATACATCCTATCAAATGGATGTAATGCGTTATCAAGTCAATAAACTTGATTCGATCCTTGACCGAAATCAACCTGGCGGATTTGATCAACCTTGTGGTTGGACTTGCCGCATCAATGTCAGTGGTTGGATCAATGCCGATGCTTATTTAGCGAATAAGCCACCGGTTTTTTGGGAACCTAACCCAGCATTTAACCCAACCATTCCGATAGATCCAACTTCGATACCACCTAACGTATTAACTCTTCCAACATCCGGTCGAGCCAGTGATCTATTGCTAAATAATGCGAATTTATTCGTAGATGCTCGAGTGAATAACTGGGTGACGGCGAATATGTCGGTGGTCTATAGTTCTTTATCAGGTCTACCAGGTTCAACGGGGCCTTACAATATTGCTAACTCACTTTTTGTGTATCATCCGTTGAATCGAACCTCAATAGATACCGCGTATGCGACTATTGGTAATTTCCAAGCTTCACCTATTTATTTTAGAGTGGGTAAAGAATACATCCCATTTGGTGCCTATGACCCTTATGGATTTGTAACACAAGAAAACCCAACACAATTATTCACTGAGATTACTTCAACTGCTGCGCAATTAGGATTTATTGCACCAGGTGGTTTCTATGGTTCCTTATACACCTTTGCGGGTAATCCTAAGATCTCAGACGGTGGTTCTACACGTCGTATTCAAAACGGTGGTGTGGATTTAGGCTGGGGTTGGAGAATGTTTAATAGTAAGTGGAATTTAAATGCAGGTTATATTGCGAATATAGCGGATTCAAATTTCTTATCTTCCTATTATCTAAATCAGATTGTTGAGGGAACAACGGTTCCAGGTTTACCGAATGAAAAGGTACCGGCTTGGAACGTGAACGCAGATGTGACCTTCGGACCTTTTGATGCAAACGGTCACTATATTGCGACCACTCGTAGTTTAGCAAATCCAATCTTTTTAAGCGGTAATTCTTCACCAGGATTTCCCGTGTTAACGAATCCGCCCGCGCAGTTAGGTAAGCCTAACGTCTGGGGTTTAGAAGCAGGATTGACATTCCCCGTGATGGCGCATCAATCACGAGTAGCGATTGGTTATCAAAAAACTACACACTTAGCAACTTTCTTGCCACAGCGTCGTATCTATGCGGACTATATGGTTAATTTAGCCAAATGGTTTGATGTGGGTATAGCGATATTTCAAGACAGAGACTACAATATTGGCGAAGGGGCTATTATTAACAACACTAATGATGGTAATGCACCACCTATTGGAACTATCATACATCAAGGTGCAACCGGTAATAAATCTACAGTTGGCCAATTACGTGCCAGCATTAAATTTGCTTAAATTGTATAACAAACTTAAGTAACATTAAGCCCGCATTAGCGGGCTTTTTTTATGGGACACCATACAAATAAATTTATCTTATTGAGATAGTTATAAAGTACTGCTAAGATAAACACGATTTGAGCTTATTTTATCTATAATAATTTTTCATAGATAGAAAAACAAATCTAAGAAAATCTTGTAGCAGTTTAAAAGATTATTCTTCTTAGGTTTGTCAAGAAAAAGCGATAGATGGAGTTAATTAATTATACAAGGAGATGGTTTAGGATGAAACTCAAAGCGATTGTTGCTTCACTTGTAACACTTGGGCTTAGCGGTCCTGTATTGGCGATGCAGCCGTATATGATGGATACATCCTATCAAATGGATGTAATGCGTTATCAAGTCAATAAACTTGATTCGATCCTTGACCGAAATCAACCTGGCGGATTTGATCAACCTTGTGGTTGGACTTGCCGCATCAATGTCAGTGGTTGGATCAATGCCGATGCTTATTTAGCGAATAAGCCACCGGTTTTTTGGGAACCTAACCCAGCATTTAACCCAACCATTCCGATAGATCCAACTTCGATACCACCTAACGTATTAACTCTTCCAACATCCGGTCGAGCCAGTGATCTATTGCTAAATAATGCGAATTTATTCGTAGATGCTCGAGTGAATAACTGGGTGACGGCGAATATGTCGGTGGTCTATAGTTCTTTATCAGGTCTACCAGGTTCAACGGGGCCTTACAATATTGCTAACTCACTTTTTGTGTATCATCCGTTGAATCGAACCTCAATAGATACCGCGTATGCGACTATTGGTAATTTCCAAGCTTCACCTATTTATTTTAGAGTGGGTAAAGAATACATCCCATTTGGTGCCTATGACCCTTATGGATTTGTAACACAAGAAAACCCAACACAATTATTCACTGAGATTACTTCAACTGCTGCGCAATTAGGATTTATTGCACCAGGTGGTTTCTATGGTTCCTTATACACCTTTGCGGGTAATCCTAAGATCTCAGACGGTGGTTCGACACGTCGTATCCAAAATGGTGGTGCAGATTTAGGCTGGGGATTTAGATGGCTTAATAGTAAATTCAATGTAAACGCTGGCTATATTGCGAATATAGCGGATTCAAACTTCTTATCCTCCTATTATCTTAATCAGATTGTTGAAGGTACAACGGTTCCCGGTTTACCAAATGAAAAAGTGCCTGCATGGAACTTCAATGCCGATGTAAGCTTCGGACCTTTTGACGCGAATGGACATTATATTCAAACAACACGTAGTTTAGCGAACCCTATCTTTTTAAGTGGTAACTCAGCACCAGGAATGGCAGTGTTATTAAATCCACCCGCACAGTTAGGTAAACCTACCGTGTGGGGCTTAGAAGCCGGATTGACGTTCCCAGTGATGGCGCACCAATCACGCGTGGCAATTGGTTATCAAAAAACTACACACTTAGCAACTTTCTTGCCACAGCGTCGTATCTATGCGGACTATATGGTTAATTTAGCCAAATGGTTTGATGTGGGTATAGCCGTCTTCCAAGACAGAGATTACAACGTTGGTGAAGGGGCTATTACGAGTACGGTTGCACCTGATCAAGTACAACCGATTGGAACCATAGTACATCAAGGTGCAACTGGTAATAAATCAACGGTTGGTCAATTACGCGCCAGCATTAAATTCGCTTAAACGATTTGCAGTTTAAATCAAATAGCATTAAGCCCGCATTAGCGGGCTTTTTTGTTGGTGGATAAACAAAATTTTGCTAATAATTTATCTATGGTGACTATTTAGTTTGTTTTTTTCTTTGAAAAAATTCATTAAAATCATCTGCAACTTTACAGTTATAGTATCTTTGTTACAACCGGTTATTTTATGGTTTAGTAGCTAAAATTCTCCTGAGGCTAATTTATGTTTGAATTATTTTTTTCTCCGGAAGCTTGGATTAGTTTACTTACTTTAACAGCTTTAGAGATTATTTTGGGTATTGATAATCTGGTTTTCATTTCTATCGTAACAAATAGGCTTGCGCAATCTCAGCAACGTTCAGCTCGTCAATTTGGTTTATTACTCGCCTGTATAACACGCTTACTTTTATTGGCAACGCTTGCTTGGATGACTAAGTTTACGCAGCCGCTTTTTACTCTGGTAGGGCATGTTTTCTCAGGAAGGGACTTAGTTCTTATCCTAGGAGGATTATTTTTACTTGCAAAAGGGACCAGTGAACTTCATTTTAATGTAACTACTCCGACAAAAAACAAAAGCAGTCTACATCGGTATTCGCGATTTTCGATGGTTATCATTCAAATTATGTTTTTAGATATTATTTTTTCATTGGATAGTGTGATCACCGCAGTAGGAATGGCCCAAGAATTTATAATTATGGCCTTAGCTATTATTATCGCAATTGCATTAATGATATGGGCAAGTGGCCCACTAAGTCATTTTATTAATATCTACCCGAATCTAAAGATTCTCGGTTTAAGTTTTTTATTATTAATAGGATTAGTACTAGTAGCTGATGGATTTGGGATGCATGTACCTAGAGCTTATCTGTATTTTGCTATTGCTTTCTCTGTATTTGTAGAATGGTTAAATATTCTGGCTAACCGGTGGCGACAGAAGAAAAATTCGAATTAGGGGGTTATTTCTTAAAACTTCTAACTGACATTAAAAGGGATGGAACCCTTAAATAGGCCTGACCCTAGGTAAATTAGGCTTGCATTCATCACTTTTTTTTGATACATAGGGAACTTAATACTTATTTTAATAATAAGGTGTTCCTCATGCTAAGTAACAAATATAAATTAACGACGCTTATGGCAGGTGTGTGTTGGTTAAGTTTACAAGGAAATGTTGCATTAGCTAATGAAACCAACCAGACAAGTAATGACAATGAAATTAGAAGATTGTCGCAACGGACTCAAGCCCTAGAATCCGAGCTACAGCGCGTGCAAAATCAAGTGGCCACCTTGCGTAGACAATCAAACCAGACAGCAGTTTCCAATACTACTGAAACAGCTGCACATCAAAGTTTGGTTACTTCTTTGCATCCTTTTTTTATTATAGGTACTCCAGTTATTAGTTCGCCTTATATAGGGATCAACTCAGAATATAATGCTTCCGATTTAGTCGTTAATCAGCCTTATGTGAATGAGGATTTGTATCTACTACAACAAAGAAAACAAATTTTTAACTATTTACAACAAAGTGGACATCAACTTTCAGATACTCCTGTTATCAATTTAAGCGGAAAAATAGAATCGCAAATTTATCATACCAATCATTTTGGTAATTTTCAAAATAACTCGGCCACAGATATTGATTTGACTGGCATCGAATTAGATACTGAGATTTTAGTCAATCAATGGGTAACAGGACTTATTGCGTTCGTTTATGATAATACCCCTCCAACAGATATGTCGCCTAGACGAATTGATAATTCTCGTGTTCTTTTAGAACGAGGATTTTTAACAATAGGAAATTTAGCTAAGTTTCCTCTGTATGCAACTATGGGTCAGTTTTATGTGCCATTTGGTCAATATTCATCTTCGATGATTAGTGATCCATTTACTAAAACCTTAGGTAGAACTAAAGCTAGAGCTCTGGAGCTAGGTTTTTCAAAACAATTTAATGATGAAAATGATTTAAATTTATCGGCTTTTATTTTCAGAGGCCCAAGCCGAACTAGCCTAGATAATAATGGTCTACGAAATTATGGTGCCAATGCTGAATATATTTTCACTAAGCCAAAATGGAATATTGATATAGGAGGAAGTTATATTCGTAATATTGCAGATTCTTTAGGTATGCAACATAACGGTAACAATGGCCTTGGAAATTTTGAAGGATTTGCTACTAATAATAATACTGAGTTAATGAACCCTGTGTCAGGGTTGGATGCACGCGGAACTTTAAGCGTGGGTGCTTTTAGCTTAACTAGCGAGTATGTTACCGCTAGCCGCTCATTTGCACAGTCAGTATTATCCATTAATGGGCAAGGTGCTAAGCCAGCAGCTTTTCACACAGAAGCGGCTTATAAGTTTGATGTCTTAGAAAAACCAAGTGCAATTATTATTGGATATGATCAATCAAAGGATGCCTTAGGTTTACTTTTTCCTAAGAAGCGTTATATAGCCACTCTAAGTACATCTGTTTGGAAAGATACCATTGAAAGTTTAGAATTTCGTCACGATATTGACTATAGCGCAATGGATGTTGCCACTGGTCAATCCGGCTTTAATCCCATTAATGGAACAGGAAAAAGTGGTAATACAATTACTTTACAAATAGGTTTATATTTTTAAAAAACATACTCTGCGCACTTGATTTTTTGGCTATGTTGACGTTCAATTCACAATCCTCATGTATTTTGAATACATTCAGATGTTTTACTACGCAGTCCATTCTAAAAATCCAATTTGCTGTGAATAAAAATTAAAATGTTACAAAAAGGGGCATTACTTTTAATGCTCCTTTTTGTTATTCTAAACCAATGAACAAACGCATATTATTGGGTATTACAGGTAGTATTGCTGCTTATAAAACTCCGGAACTTATTAGAAAACTCAAAGAACAACATCATGATATCAGAGTTGTTTTAACTTCTTGTGGCAAAGCTTTTGTAACACCTTTGACACTGCAAACAGTTTCACAACACAAAATATATGAAGAACTTATAGATGTTGAAGCTGAAGCTGCAATGAGTCATATTGACCTTGCACGATGGCCCGATTGTATTTTGATAGCTCCTGCGACAGCACATGTGATTGCTAAATTAGCTCACGGTTTTGCTGATGATTTATTGAGTACATTATGTTTGGCGTCCAACACACGTTTAATTATCGTACCTGCGATGAATCAAACGATGTGGTTTAATCAAGCAACGCAAGATAATGTTAATACGCTTAAAGAAAGGGATTGTTTATTTATAGGGCCTGGAGAAGGGAGTCAAGCCTGTGGAGAGTTTGGTTTAGGGCGCATGCTGGAACCTTTAGAGATAGTGGACTCTTTATCAAAAGTATTTATCAAACCCTACTTATACAAGCAAAGAATTTTAATTACTGCAGGTCCGACTCAAGAATGTATCGATCCCGTGCGCTATTTATCAAATCGTAGTTCGGGTAAGATGGGATTTGCTTTAGCCCAGGCTGCCATAGAAGCGGGTGCTGAAGTTACACTCATTAGTGGACCAGTCGCTTTAACACCTCCAAGGAAATTGAAATTTATATCAGTGAAGACTGCCAACGAAATGCTATCGGCTGTGAAGCAGGAAATTAGTCAACAGACGGTTTTTATAAGTACTGCTGCTGTCGCAGATTATCAAGCTGTAAACCCAGCGTTACACAAAATTAAAAAATCGAATGCACCGTTAACTTTACAACTAAAACCTACCATTGACATTTTGAATACTGTCAGTCAAATGCACTTAGAAGCTAAACCTTTATTGGTTGGTTTTGCTGCAGAAACTGAATATACCTTAAAATTTGCTGAAGAGAAGCGTAGGAGTAAAAACATAGATTTAATGGTGGTTAATGATGTTAGTCAAGGGGATATTGGTTTTGATAGTGATAAAAATGAAGTAACTGTATTATCTTCTGATGTTCCTATCCACTTAGCGCGTGCACCTAAACAATTAATAGCCCAACAATTACTGCAAATAGTGGCGAATCGTATGCATAATACTGCAAAATGCTAACATTCTCATAATATTCTTTTATTTCTTTAATAGTTGCAAAATGCAAAGAAATACTTTTTTGATCCTACGATCATTTCCAAAAATACAACTATATAGGCGGATTGCTTGATAATTGAACATTAGCACTTTAAACTATGTCGTTGCTCCTATTCCTGGTGAAAGGAGACAGTAATTTTTTTTTCAAAAAGCAATGAGGACTTGATCATGCGACAGGTACCTAATGTTCAACGCTATTGTTATCTCTTTTTGGTGACTAGCGCATGAACGTTCTAGAATTTACTAAAAAAAAAATAACTAAAGAAAAAATCGTAATCTTAACTTGTTATGATTATAGTACCGCAAAAATCCTTAATGATTCTCCGTTAGATGCATTATTAATTGGTGATAGTCTTGCCATGACTATGCATGGGTTTAAAGATACCGTTATGGCTACAATGACTTTAATGGAACTTCATACTGCTGCGGTATGCCGAGGTGCTCCTTCTAAATTTCTCATTACCGATCTTCCTTTTTTAAGTTATCGCCGATCATTAAGTCGTAGTGTCATCGCTGTACGAAGGCTTGTGCAAGCAGGTGCACAAGCTGTTAAATTAGAAGGTGCAGCAGGAAATCTTTCCTTGATAAGGCATTTAGTCGAATCAGGTATTCCAGTTATGGGTCATTTAGGTTTAACTCCCCAATTCGTTCATAGTTTGGGTGGATATAAAGTTCAGGGAAAAACCCATACGCAGGCAGAGCGACTTAAAGAAGATGCCTTTGCTTTAGAGCAAGCGGGTTGTTTTGCCATAGTTCTTGAGTGTGTTCCAGCACAACTGGCAAAAGAAATAACAACTTCACTAAAAATTTCAACAATTGGTATAGGAGCTGGTGTTGATACTGACGGTCAGGTTTTAGTCTTGCAAGATTTATTAGGACTCAATCTGGATTTCAAACCAAAATTTGTTAACCACTTTCTTAATGGTAATCAGTTGATTCGAAAAGCAGTGGATCAATATAGTCATTCTGTTAAACACAAAGAATTTCCTGGTTATGAACATAGTTACTAATCTTGAAGATTGGCAAACCATAAGGAAAAAAAATAATAATAAAAATATAGGATTTGTTCATACCATGGGTCATTTGCATGCAGGACATTTAAGTCTTTGTGCCCGTTCTCAGGCTGAAAATGATTTGACTATAGTAGCTATTTTTGTAAATGCTAAGCAATTTAATCAAATAGAGGATTTTATACAATATCCACGTAGTTTAGATGAAGATATTGTTTTACTAAACAAGCAGAAAGTAGATTATTTGCTATTGTTAGATTCTGAAACTGTTTATGCTGATAATTATCAAATTCAAATTCACGATACCAGTGATCTTAGCAAAGAATTAGAAGCAAAGTTTCGTCCGGGACATTTTATTGGGATGTTAACAGTGGTGTTAAAATATTTGAATATTGTAAGACCGACCCATGCATATTATGGCGAAAAAGATTATCAACAATTATTACTCATCAAAAAAATGGTCCGAGCACTTTTTTTGGAAACAGAAATCGTTGGTTGTTCAATAATTCGTGCA
This window contains:
- a CDS encoding tRNA (5-methylaminomethyl-2-thiouridylate)-methyltransferase — its product is MKKAVALISGGLDSMLAVRVIQEQGIYVEGINFYTGFCIEGHTGAIRNLQPSKPKRNNALWAAEQLGIKLHIIDIIQDYKQIVLNPKHGYGAHLNPCLDCKIFMVNRAKQWMEENHFDFIITGEVIGQRPKSQLKRNMPIVAHESKADGILLRPLCAKLLAPTLVEREGWVDREKLQGFSGRSRNPQFDLARKFDFQEYAQPAGGCCFLTNGHYTKKLRDLWTHRGKKDYEFDDIILLKVGRHIRPNPDFKLIIGRDEGENHFLEAYQHQYTSIKPISHLGPLSLIDGKINAEYIHYAAKIAARFTDAKSNDKVTLEICSLSGSVQTVEVNPFTADQIPKEWYISG
- a CDS encoding PLP-dependent aspartate aminotransferase family protein, translated to MKNSEKKLEFATRCIHSGQIPDPSTGALITPIYATSTYVQKSPGVHQGFEYSRTHNPTRFAYERCIADLENGQAGFAFASGMAAINTLLELLNPGDHIIGMDDLYGGTVRLFNQIKQRSSDLNFSYVDMTDLNNLIKQIKPETKLLWMESPTNPLLKLVDIQQVVKIARQHKLITVLDNTFATPWAQQPITLGCDLVVHSATKYLNGHSDMVGGIVVVGENAELIEKITYLQNAMGAIQGPFDSFLALRGLHTLALRMQRHCENALKIAQFLEQHNMVEKVFYPGLASHPQHELAKKQMHNRFGGIVSFVLQGNLEETRHFVERCRLFKLAESLGCVESLVDHPAIMTHAALPIETRERLGITDSLLRLSVGIEAAQDLIDDLEHGLTF
- a CDS encoding aspartate aminotransferase family protein, which codes for MTSALMPIYPNRLPVAFEKGSGVWLTDTQGEKYLDALAGIAVCGLGHAHPAITETICKQAAKLIHTSNTYHIPEQEILASELARLSGMDQVFFSNSGAESNEAAIKMTRLYARKKGIDQPIIIAMKNAFHGRTMATLSLSGSERLQIGFEPLLERFIHIPFNDVVALENAIKKHKKNIVAIMLEPIQGDGGIKIATSNFLKAIRDYCDQHDWLMILDEIQTGLCRTGPWFAYQTYNILPDIVTIAKTLGNGFPIGAYCSRGKANNIFPIGKHGSTFAGSALACAVAITVINTLEKERFSAHVKKIGAYLLSKLQNSFDNHPHVVTIKGQGLMLGIELDVECRNIPRIGLKHHLLFNVVSNNTIRLLPALILQEAEADEICLRLIKTIAEFYNSSL
- a CDS encoding superoxide dismutase gives rise to the protein MKHELPPLPYALDALEPVISKETLEYHYGKHHKAYVDKLNELIPGTEFETLSLEEIIKKAPPGPIFNNAAQVWNHTFYWHCMTPEAPKNKLKGPLEDAINKTFGSVDKFKENFVKAAIGQFGSGWAWLVKDAQGVTIKTTSNAQTPIQDSKSCLFTCDVWEHAYYIDYRNARPKYLEKFWEVVNWGFVAENFEK
- the grxD gene encoding Grx4 family monothiol glutaredoxin codes for the protein MSITEVNTLETIKQQIAKYPLILYMKGTPENPCCGFSARVVQILKICSVKFAHVDVLENSNIRRELPQYSNWPTFPQLFYQGELMGGCDIVEQLYKTGDLQKKLSET